A genomic stretch from Hermetia illucens chromosome 7, iHerIll2.2.curated.20191125, whole genome shotgun sequence includes:
- the LOC119660815 gene encoding inositol polyphosphate 5-phosphatase OCRL yields MNNGTVENTPTFIFQIVQEKFLPGETVKAVLHAYQRIGVETSNRILALVATQDSYAVFSFALACDKPRTFSDLVVDNIFPIDKGFRMESEVRNTISVLGFSLSSSQSARKSTFYPSHPDDADEYTSFKLLVDDIFDYKVRTADTYPQAIVPPPFDDDESGTGGGTTTDESGFFGSEKEFSWLARYRREDDLLAIDRCIADGSKPLLKGESKFQYELKKHEHEYIINKTYRIYCATWNVNGQQCNATNLRPWLAASEDPPDIYAIAFQELDLSPKAITLSESRPDRSVIHNIMKSLHEGAQYEELCSVRLVGMMLTIVVKRSIRPNITRCEKQSVGTGALNLMGNKGGVGVSLTLNEDSLCFVNSHLAAHVSEVQRRNEDFNEINRRLLFSTQDISNHDHIFWIGDLNYRLNMTSDEITDYRVMLKFDQLNIERAAHRVFENYYEGEITFQPTYKYDPGTDNWDSSEKHRQPAWCDRILWRGDKIKQIVYRNVMKIQLSDHKPVYATFLADIKTKDEQKYKRVHEKILKRVDKYENDNQPQITVEKTDLDFEEIKFNEEYFRDFTVANNCHLPVEFSFKEKTETDMRICEDWISIDPCYGTLITGRSLSIRVKIHIKSETVWRVIKKQGNHIGKIPLDILVLHVKNGRDIFITVMGEYKPSCFGLPVETLCCLDKPIVDMQWSELTEIQMKSTTEPFKITMPREIFLLIDYLYRVGMQEINLFQLERSFKVNDNINEIRDWLDSCGAAEEFPGTPHTAAEALLMLLESSGNPLIHPLDLNVLNPDYPFELCLRAIHKLSTPRKNVFLYLTMFLHEFIEQNRNANIEVIAKLFGMILIRSSHDIHGLQRKNFIKRFLSRGIFNFARNEFKYS; encoded by the exons ATGAATAACGGCACAGTAGAAAACACACCGACATTCATTTTCCAGATCGTCCAGGAAAAGTTTCTTCCAGGGGAGACAGTGAAGGCG GTTCTACATGCCTATCAACGGATTGGTGTAGAAACCTCGAATCGAATCTTGGCGTTGGTGGCGACACAAGACAGTTATGCTGTTTTCTCGTTCGCTTTGGCCTGTGATAAACCCCGCACTTTTTCTGATTTGGTCGTCGACAACATTTTTCCAATAGATAAGGGCTTCCGTATGGAGTCAGAAGTTCGTAACACGATTTCCGTCTTGGGGTTCAGCTTGTCATCATCCCAGAGCGCCCGAAAATCAACTTTCTACCCCTCACACCCAGATGATGCGGACGAATACACTTCTTTCAAGCTTTTAGTAGATGACATTTTTGACTACAAGGTGCGAACTGCGGATACATATCCCCAGGCGATTGTGCCACCACCTTTCGATGATGACGAAAGTGGCACCGGTGGCGGCACTACTACTGATGAAAGTGGATTTTTCGGGAGCGAAAAAGAATTTAGCTGGCTGGCAAGATACCGGCGAGAAGATGATTTACTTGCGATTGACCGCTGTATTGCGGATGGTTCAAAGCCTTTGCTCAAGGGGGAATCCAAGTTTCAGTATGAGCTCAAGAAACATGAACacgaatatataataaataagacttACAG GATTTATTGTGCCACTTGGAATGTAAACGGACAACAATGCAACGCGACAAACTTGAGGCCGTGGCTGGCTGCATCTGAAGACCCACCGGATATCTACGCTATCGCTTTTCAAGAACTTGATCTTTCACCGAAAGCGATTACGCTCAGCGAGTCTCGTCCTGACAGATCTGTTAT CCACAATATTATGAAGTCATTGCACGAAGGCGCGCAATATGAAGAACTTTGCTCAGTTCGCCTAGTCGGGATGATGTTAACCATTGTAGTAAAACGAAGCATTCGTCCAAATATTACAAGATGCGAAAAACAATCGGTTGGAACGGGAGCATTAAATCTCATGGGCAATAAAGGCGGCGTTGGAGTAAGTTTAACATtaaatgaagacagtttgtgtTTTGTTAATTCACATTTGGCTGCTCATGTGAGTGAGGTGCAACGGCGGAACGAggatttcaatgaaattaatAGAAGGCTATTATTTTCCACACAGGATATTTCTAATCACGA CCACATATTTTGGATTGGTGATTTAAACTATCGACTAAATATGACAAGTGATGAAATCACTGATTATCGAGTCATGCTAAAATTTGACCAGTTAAATATTGAACGAGCGGCACATCgggtttttgaaaattattatgaAGGTGAAATAACCTTTCAGCCTACATACAAATATGATCCAGGGACAGACAACTGGGACAGTAG TGAGAAACATCGTCAGCCAGCATGGTGTGATAGGATTCTGTGGAGAGGTgataaaattaaacaaatagTCTACAGGAATGTGATGAAAATACAACTTAGTGATCATAAACCAGTATATGCAACATTTCTTGCTGAT ATTAAAACCAAGGACGAACAAAAGTACAAACGGGTTCACGAGAAAATTCTCAAACGGGTTGACAAATATGAAAATGATAATCAACCACAAATTACAGTTGAAAAAACTGATCTCGATTTTGAAGAAATCAAGTTCAATGAAGAATATTTCCGTGATTTTACCGTCGCCAATAACTGTCACCTACCCGTCGAGTTCTCATTTAAGGAGAAAACAGAAACAGATATGCGAATATGTGAAGATTGGATAAGCATAGACCCATGTTATGGCACCCTTATAACCGGTCGAAGTTTGAGTATTCGTGTTAAAATCCACATTAAGTCGGAGACTGTCTGGCGGGTTATTAAGAAGCAGGGAAATCACATAGGAAAAATTCCTTTAGACATTCTAGTCCTTCACGTTAAGAATGGTCGTGATATATTCATAACAGTTATGGGTGAGTATAAACCTAGCTGTTTTGGATTGCCCGTCGAAACTCTTTGTTGTCTAGATAAGCCAATAGTTGATATGCAGTGGTCGGAACTGACAGAGATT CAAATGAAATCAACAACAGAACCGTTCAAAATAACAATGCCCCGCGAAATATTCCTTCTTATTGATTACCTTTATCGCGTTGGCATGCAGGAGATAAACTTATTCCAATTAGAACGTAGCTTCAAAGTTAATGATAACATAAACGAGATCCGTGACTGGCTTGACAGCTGTGGAGCAGCCGAAGAATTCC CTGGAACTCCCCACACAGCAGCTGAAGCACTGTTAATGCTATTGGAATCATCCGGAAATCCATTAATTCATCCTCTCGACCTGAATGTACTTAATCCCGATTATCCATTCGAATTGTGCTTGCGTGCTATTCATAAATTGTCTACACCTCGCAAAAATGTTTTTCTGTATTTGACCATGTTTCTGCACGAGTTCATCGAACAAAACCGAAATGCCAACATTGAAGTTATTG CGAAACTATTCGGAATGATCCTCATCCGTTCATCACATGATATTCATGGCCTACAAcgtaaaaatttcattaaaagatTCCTGTCACGTGGGATATTCAATTTTGCACGTAATGAATTTAAATATTCGTAG